The following proteins are co-located in the Halarcobacter sp. genome:
- the murI gene encoding glutamate racemase codes for MKVGVFDSGLGGLTIVQAITKSFKGAEIYYVADTLFAPYGEKTKDEILDRSIKITKHLLQTHNIDVLIVACNTATSAAITELREMFSNLIVIGTEPGLKPAILKTQSNNIAVLATPATLDGQKYKQLLSSLSNEHEVNIHEVACAGLVEQIENGNVAHPDTHKMLSSWLTPMKEKEVDTIVLGCTHYPLISDIIKDIMGAKIELIETGQAIARRLDDLCSKKGHIDKSELKIEVFYTGEIKKEMINMILNNWYDSGKIVIKDENE; via the coding sequence TTGAAAGTTGGAGTTTTTGATTCTGGTCTTGGTGGATTAACTATAGTGCAAGCAATTACTAAATCTTTTAAAGGTGCAGAGATTTATTATGTTGCTGATACTTTATTTGCACCTTATGGTGAAAAAACAAAAGATGAAATTTTAGATAGAAGTATCAAAATTACAAAACATCTTTTACAAACTCATAATATAGATGTACTTATAGTAGCTTGTAATACAGCTACTTCAGCTGCTATAACTGAATTAAGAGAGATGTTTTCTAATCTAATTGTAATAGGTACAGAACCTGGATTAAAACCTGCTATTTTAAAAACGCAAAGTAATAATATAGCAGTATTAGCAACACCTGCAACGTTAGATGGTCAAAAATATAAACAATTACTTTCTAGTTTATCAAATGAACATGAAGTAAATATTCATGAAGTTGCTTGTGCTGGTTTAGTAGAGCAAATAGAAAATGGAAATGTAGCCCACCCAGATACACACAAGATGTTGAGCTCTTGGTTAACTCCTATGAAAGAAAAAGAGGTTGATACTATTGTTTTAGGCTGTACTCATTATCCTTTGATATCTGATATTATAAAAGATATAATGGGTGCAAAGATTGAGTTAATTGAAACAGGACAAGCAATTGCTAGAAGACTTGATGATTTATGTTCAAAAAAAGGTCATATAGATAAAAGTGAATTGAAAATTGAAGTATTTTATACAGGTGAGATTAAAAAAGAGATGATAAATATGATTTTAAATAATTGGTATGATAGTGGCAAGATAGTTATAAAGGATGAAAATGAGTGA
- a CDS encoding uracil-DNA glycosylase family protein encodes MFFHYHPFKPFLHEDTKAIIVGTLPPPRFCTKDYKKEDVLFCYGSKDNLLWKAFEEIFEENFLYDNSDNAVQMRKDFLLKKRIGICDIVESCKREKIDASDLGMQNINLRDILGFIKKYKNINTIIFTGSLSKNSPEYFFRKVLKEKNILLKQIDEQTPKKHQFIYDNRIFQTFSLTSPSNAANRYIGSTKIFKEKKKINPNYTTFDFRLEQYKKVFKSI; translated from the coding sequence TTGTTTTTTCATTACCATCCCTTCAAACCTTTTTTACATGAAGATACAAAAGCAATTATAGTTGGTACACTACCTCCTCCTAGATTTTGTACAAAAGATTATAAAAAAGAAGATGTACTATTTTGTTATGGTTCAAAAGATAATCTACTATGGAAAGCTTTTGAAGAGATATTTGAAGAAAACTTTTTATATGATAACTCAGATAATGCAGTACAAATGAGAAAAGATTTTTTGCTTAAGAAAAGAATAGGAATTTGTGATATTGTTGAATCTTGCAAACGAGAAAAAATAGATGCAAGTGATTTAGGGATGCAAAATATAAACTTAAGAGATATACTTGGATTTATTAAAAAATACAAGAACATAAATACTATAATTTTCACAGGTAGTTTATCTAAAAACTCACCAGAATATTTCTTTAGAAAAGTATTAAAAGAAAAAAATATCTTATTAAAACAGATTGATGAGCAAACTCCAAAAAAACACCAGTTTATCTATGACAATAGAATTTTTCAAACCTTTAGTCTAACCTCACCTTCAAATGCAGCTAATAGATATATTGGCTCTACAAAAATATTTAAAGAAAAAAAGAAAATAAATCCCAATTATACTACCTTTGATTTTAGGCTTGAACAGTATAAAAAAGTGTTCAAAAGCATATAG